A window of Desertibacillus haloalkaliphilus contains these coding sequences:
- a CDS encoding histidinol dehydrogenase: NGTARFSSPLNVDDFTKKSSIISYSKQAIEEHGRKISALARLEGLEAHARAIDIRLEEK, translated from the coding sequence AAATGGCACTGCTCGTTTTTCGAGCCCGCTCAATGTCGATGATTTCACAAAAAAATCAAGCATTATTTCATATAGCAAACAAGCCATCGAAGAACATGGCCGCAAAATTTCAGCTCTTGCCCGTTTAGAAGGGTTGGAAGCACACGCACGAGCAATTGATATTAGGTTGGAGGAAAAGTAG